The genome window GGGCGGCAGGAACATCGCGCAAGCCTTCATTTTCGTTTTCTGTTCCATCATACGAAAACGAAAATGAACTTATGTCAATTGGCAGGAAAGCGAAAACGGCCGATTTCGACCTAGGCCGTGGCCCCTTCGATGACCTCATAGCCGGTATTGATGATGGTCTTTTCGGCAGGCCGATCGCGGCTTTCGAGCAGTTTTTCCGCGGCCGTCTTGCCGATCAGGAACCGTTTCGAGAGGATCGTCGAAAGCGGCAGGGGCATGGCCTGACCGATATCCAGTCCATTGAAGCCGAATATTCCGAGCTGCTGCTTCACGGCGATTCCCGCATGCATGCAATGGAAGATACCGCCCATCGCCATGTCATCATTGGGAAAGACCACCACATCGAGCTCGGGGTGGGCGGCAAGAAGAATCTCCAGCGAATCACGTCCGGCTTTGGTCGAGCTTGGTCCGGGATACCGATGCTCGGCCGTCAACGACAGCCCCGCCTCTCGCAGCGAGGTGCAGAGCCCCTCATAGCGGGCGCTGGCTCGATCATCGGTGACCACATTATGCCCGGCATAACCGAAGCGTCGATAACCACGCTGGATAAGATGCCGCCCGGTGTCATAGCCAGCCTGCCGATGCGACATGCCAACGGCAATATCGACGGGGTCGCCATCGATGTCCATGAGCTCGGCGACGCGAAACCTTCCATGCTCCAGATGCCGGCGCGCTGTCGGTGTATGGTGCAGACCGGCGAGTATCACCGCTGCCGGTTGCCAGGCAAGGAACGAGACAAGAATGCGCTCCTCGATCAGCGGATCATAATCCGTCACGCCGATCACTGGCTGAAACGCCGTTTCTGTGAGAGCTGTGTGGATACCGCGCAGGACATCGGGAAAGACAATGTTGGAGA of Phyllobacterium zundukense contains these proteins:
- a CDS encoding LacI family DNA-binding transcriptional regulator, yielding MPRKRNANRSPDMPTLADVARLAGVSEITASRVVRAQGPIADTTRERVLNAIAELGYIPNRAAGSLASAGSTLMSVLLPSLSNIVFPDVLRGIHTALTETAFQPVIGVTDYDPLIEERILVSFLAWQPAAVILAGLHHTPTARRHLEHGRFRVAELMDIDGDPVDIAVGMSHRQAGYDTGRHLIQRGYRRFGYAGHNVVTDDRASARYEGLCTSLREAGLSLTAEHRYPGPSSTKAGRDSLEILLAAHPELDVVVFPNDDMAMGGIFHCMHAGIAVKQQLGIFGFNGLDIGQAMPLPLSTILSKRFLIGKTAAEKLLESRDRPAEKTIINTGYEVIEGATA